One genomic window of Candidatus Nitrospira inopinata includes the following:
- a CDS encoding efflux RND transporter periplasmic adaptor subunit: MEQPEAKARAEQEKQQAGHQVGEPPQLTVPPEALEGQAFQTTVIERRPFRDEIAATATIKPNEYRLVHLSPRIEGRVIEVKAVLGQQVKSGQVLALLDSIELGQKKSEFLQAKTNHDVDNRNYVREEGLFKEQITSEKEFLDAKGRHEKSLAAYRAAHEALRLIGLSEGDIKHIDWSTKEQPLSYFPLVSSLNGTVIERTITLGELISPKDTAFTIVDLSRVWIILDVYEQNLAAVRVGADVEITVDALPGETFKGTIVYLSDVLNPATRTIDARVEIPNPQRRLRPGMFARAAVILPGRGDDALVAPLDALQQVNDKTMAFVEKNPGTYEVRQVTVGRQSPPYSEIRSGLREGERVVTIGAFYLKSMLLKEQIGGG; this comes from the coding sequence GTGGAGCAGCCGGAGGCAAAGGCAAGGGCCGAGCAAGAAAAACAACAGGCTGGTCATCAGGTCGGTGAGCCACCTCAACTGACAGTTCCACCTGAGGCGCTCGAAGGACAAGCGTTTCAGACAACCGTCATCGAACGCCGCCCCTTTCGTGATGAAATCGCGGCCACAGCCACGATCAAGCCCAACGAATACCGCCTGGTGCATCTGAGTCCTCGCATCGAAGGCCGGGTCATCGAGGTCAAGGCGGTGCTGGGTCAACAGGTCAAGTCAGGACAAGTCTTGGCCCTCCTGGACAGCATCGAACTGGGCCAAAAGAAATCTGAGTTTCTTCAGGCGAAGACGAATCACGATGTCGATAACCGGAACTATGTTCGGGAAGAGGGGCTGTTCAAAGAGCAGATTACCTCGGAAAAGGAATTCCTGGATGCCAAGGGGCGCCATGAGAAGAGCCTTGCCGCCTATCGCGCCGCTCATGAGGCGTTACGACTCATCGGCCTGTCCGAGGGAGACATCAAGCACATCGATTGGAGTACCAAGGAACAACCCCTTTCCTATTTTCCTTTGGTCTCTTCCTTGAACGGAACCGTCATCGAACGGACGATCACGTTGGGCGAATTAATCAGTCCGAAGGATACGGCCTTTACGATCGTCGACTTGTCTAGGGTGTGGATCATCCTGGACGTTTATGAGCAGAATCTCGCGGCTGTTCGAGTGGGAGCGGATGTGGAGATTACGGTGGACGCCCTTCCCGGCGAAACCTTCAAGGGAACCATCGTCTACCTCAGTGACGTCCTGAATCCCGCGACCCGCACGATCGATGCGCGCGTCGAAATACCCAATCCCCAGCGTCGTCTCCGGCCCGGCATGTTTGCCAGAGCCGCAGTCATCTTGCCGGGGCGCGGCGATGATGCGCTCGTCGCGCCGCTGGATGCTCTTCAACAGGTGAACGACAAGACCATGGCGTTTGTGGAAAAGAATCCAGGCACGTATGAGGTGAGGCAGGTAACCGTGGGACGGCAATCACCACCCTACAGCGAAATTCGCTCGGGCTTGCGTGAGGGTGAGAGGGTCGTGACGATCGGGGCTTTCTATCTCAAGTCAATGTTACTGAAAGAACAGATAGGTGGAGGTTAG
- a CDS encoding efflux RND transporter periplasmic adaptor subunit has protein sequence MNHDMRRKRLVVGVAVVSLFVGITAGFFAAHRMMSDMSGMQSSGEMKGRGMEGMKGMAGVGDMKGMPMEGAKSMSDIEPAPDMSDAPSGAVTVPAVARQLIGVRSAPTAHATLQEEIRTVGTVGYDERGFTQVTLKTSGWVRKVFVDSIGRPVRKGEPLFTVYSPDLLVTQDEYLLAIKTRAQLAESPLDEAKAGADALVASARERLRLWDVTDAQIAALERRGHADPVLTVYAPSSGIVMKREALPGKYVEPGTTLYEIADLSTAWISADIYESEVAAVKVAQPASVTFAAYPGEMFSGKVTYIYPTLNTEARTVRVRVEFPNPELKLKPGMYGNVTLQTDAIRTLVVPKEAVLNTGLRQLVFMDRGQGRYEPASVKLGRRSQDAVEVMEGLKEGDRIVTSANFLLDAESKLASASSMQGMMGRIGMGDWQMRGAYEAKMAMGEGGVSAPPGRAGEMDSMKGMHGMSGMQGMQGMEGMSGMRGMEGMKGMHGMEGMKGMEGMKGMEEMPGMKDMSGMPGMETGSTKAISETRKVAGHTLTFTTLPKTPKAGEVLLRLRVTNPSGKPVTNAQVLFVYTMPMPGMTDSKVTALHTKDGLYEGKVMFGMGGTWVVTVTVTIPGQPPVIEKFHFLVAGGGM, from the coding sequence ATGAATCACGACATGCGTAGAAAGAGACTTGTTGTCGGTGTCGCGGTCGTCAGTTTGTTCGTCGGAATCACCGCCGGATTCTTCGCCGCGCATCGGATGATGAGCGATATGTCGGGGATGCAAAGCAGTGGAGAGATGAAGGGTCGTGGGATGGAAGGTATGAAAGGCATGGCGGGCGTGGGCGACATGAAGGGAATGCCAATGGAAGGCGCGAAATCCATGAGCGACATCGAACCAGCGCCAGATATGTCGGACGCTCCGTCCGGAGCCGTGACTGTTCCAGCTGTGGCAAGACAGTTGATCGGCGTCCGCAGTGCCCCGACAGCCCACGCAACGCTGCAGGAAGAGATCCGTACGGTCGGCACGGTCGGCTACGACGAACGGGGTTTCACGCAAGTGACGCTGAAAACCTCCGGGTGGGTTCGAAAGGTCTTCGTCGATTCGATCGGTCGACCGGTACGGAAAGGTGAACCGCTCTTCACGGTCTACTCGCCGGATCTCTTGGTCACGCAAGACGAGTATCTCCTCGCCATAAAAACACGGGCGCAACTGGCCGAAAGCCCACTCGACGAAGCAAAAGCTGGCGCTGACGCGCTCGTGGCGAGTGCGCGGGAGCGCTTGCGACTCTGGGATGTGACCGATGCACAAATCGCGGCGCTTGAGCGTCGCGGCCACGCCGATCCGGTGCTCACAGTCTACGCTCCTTCCTCCGGGATCGTGATGAAACGTGAGGCTTTGCCGGGGAAATATGTGGAGCCGGGCACGACACTGTACGAGATCGCGGATTTGTCCACAGCCTGGATCTCTGCCGATATTTACGAATCAGAAGTGGCTGCCGTAAAAGTCGCTCAACCAGCTTCGGTCACCTTCGCCGCCTATCCGGGAGAAATGTTCAGTGGAAAGGTGACTTATATCTATCCGACGTTGAATACCGAAGCCCGCACGGTGCGAGTCCGGGTTGAATTTCCGAATCCTGAACTGAAGCTGAAGCCGGGCATGTACGGGAACGTGACTTTGCAGACCGATGCGATCAGGACCTTGGTCGTGCCCAAGGAAGCCGTGCTGAACACCGGGCTTCGCCAACTCGTGTTCATGGATCGGGGGCAAGGTCGGTATGAGCCTGCTTCAGTCAAGCTGGGGCGCCGGAGTCAGGATGCAGTGGAAGTGATGGAAGGACTCAAGGAAGGGGATCGAATCGTTACCTCGGCCAATTTCTTGTTGGACGCGGAAAGTAAATTGGCATCGGCTTCGAGCATGCAGGGCATGATGGGCCGGATCGGCATGGGCGATTGGCAAATGCGCGGCGCCTATGAGGCCAAGATGGCCATGGGAGAAGGCGGCGTCTCGGCGCCGCCAGGGCGGGCGGGTGAGATGGACAGCATGAAAGGTATGCACGGCATGTCCGGCATGCAGGGGATGCAAGGAATGGAGGGTATGTCCGGTATGAGAGGAATGGAGGGAATGAAAGGCATGCATGGGATGGAAGGAATGAAGGGCATGGAGGGCATGAAAGGCATGGAAGAAATGCCAGGCATGAAGGATATGAGCGGCATGCCGGGTATGGAGACGGGTTCAACCAAAGCCATCTCCGAAACCCGTAAGGTAGCCGGACACACCCTGACCTTCACGACTCTGCCTAAAACACCCAAGGCCGGTGAGGTGCTCCTCAGGCTCAGGGTGACGAATCCGAGCGGCAAGCCAGTGACCAATGCGCAAGTCCTGTTCGTCTATACGATGCCGATGCCAGGCATGACCGATTCCAAGGTGACGGCGCTCCATACTAAGGACGGGCTCTATGAAGGCAAGGTGATGTTCGGTATGGGCGGTACGTGGGTCGTGACCGTTACCGTGACCATCCCTGGCCAACCACCGGTTATTGAAAAGTTTCACTTCCTGGTCGCAGGGGGAGGCATGTAG
- a CDS encoding efflux RND transporter permease subunit, which produces MLNRVLEFSLVNRFLILVFALLIVVSGVYAMRQLPIDAVPDVTPNQVQILTNGRGLSPVEVEQFITFPVETALSGLPGITLIRSVSRFGLSAVTIYFDEGMNIYFCRRLVMERLPRAREAIGERFGNPELGPISTGLGEIYQFEVKGNGYSLMELRTILDWDIAFKLRSVPGVVEVNTYGGELQAYEVQLDAAKLVSYKIPLERVFRALEQNNANSGGGYIEHAQEQYLIRGEGLVQTLEDMDNIIVATGHDGTPIYIHNLGKARFAPMVRQGAVTRDGRGEAVTGIVMMLIGENGRVVVDRVKTKLQQIEKTLPPGVTIEPYYDRTDLVRKTIKTVSTNLTEGALLVIAVLFLILGNLRAGLIVAAAIPLSMLVAFTGMLTAGISGNLMSLGAIDFGLIVDASVVMIENTIRHLAERRRATDSTPRLSEVNTRLMILEAGREVLRPIVFAVGIIIIVYLPILTLQGIEGKMFRPMAVTVIFALVGSLVLTLTVTPVLASLFLRHSVKEEETWIIRLAKRGYRPLLSKTMQHPAIAGSIAATLFATSLGVAAFLGAEFIPTLEEGAIALQAWRLPSVSLEESVRTTTRIEQVLKEFPEVVTVVSRTGRAEIATDPMGVEVSDIYLILKPDSEWTTARTKDDLIDAINRALTKTVPGNTFSYSQPIELRVQELIAGVRSDIAITIFGEDMETLRRLGDQVVRVVSQVPGAADTKAEQVAGMPYHVVAIDRKKIARYGINAEQILDTVTALGGRTVGQVVQGNRRFFMQVRFSPEDRKNFERMLDIRIADSEGRLIPLRQLADIRIETGLAQISRENIQRRLAVETNVRGRDLAGFVGAAQKAVASHVTLPPGYWIEWGGEFENLQRASARLAIVVPIALFLIFVLLYTAFNSVKPALLIYLNVPLAATGGILALALRGMPFSISAGVGFIALFGVAVLNGVVLMSYILDLRKQGHSAEEAAYEGALIRMRPVLMTALVASLGFVPMALSTSAGAEVQRPLATVVIGGLVTSTALTLLVLPTLYVWEERLREAWRRRLKNAQ; this is translated from the coding sequence ATGCTGAATCGAGTCCTCGAATTTTCGCTCGTAAACCGATTTCTGATTCTGGTGTTTGCCCTGCTCATCGTCGTCAGTGGCGTCTATGCCATGCGCCAGCTGCCGATCGATGCCGTCCCGGACGTGACGCCGAACCAGGTCCAGATCCTCACGAATGGGCGGGGCCTCTCCCCGGTCGAGGTTGAGCAATTCATCACGTTCCCAGTCGAGACCGCATTGTCCGGCCTGCCGGGCATCACCCTGATCCGATCGGTCTCCCGGTTCGGGCTCTCGGCGGTGACGATCTATTTTGACGAGGGCATGAACATCTACTTCTGCCGGCGCCTCGTGATGGAACGATTGCCCCGGGCTCGTGAGGCGATCGGGGAGCGTTTCGGCAACCCCGAGTTAGGACCGATTTCCACGGGATTGGGGGAGATTTACCAGTTTGAGGTCAAGGGGAACGGCTACTCACTCATGGAGCTGCGGACGATTCTGGATTGGGACATTGCGTTCAAGCTCCGCTCCGTTCCTGGGGTGGTGGAAGTCAACACCTACGGCGGAGAGTTGCAGGCCTATGAAGTGCAACTAGATGCCGCCAAACTGGTCTCCTACAAAATTCCACTCGAGCGAGTCTTCCGGGCGCTCGAACAGAACAACGCCAATTCCGGCGGAGGCTACATCGAACATGCGCAGGAGCAGTATTTGATCAGGGGTGAAGGCCTTGTGCAGACACTAGAGGACATGGACAACATCATCGTGGCGACAGGGCACGACGGGACGCCTATTTATATCCACAATTTGGGCAAGGCGCGGTTCGCTCCGATGGTCCGGCAAGGCGCGGTCACACGCGACGGTCGCGGCGAGGCAGTCACGGGCATTGTCATGATGCTCATCGGCGAGAATGGACGCGTCGTCGTGGATCGGGTGAAAACCAAGCTGCAGCAGATCGAGAAGACCTTGCCCCCCGGTGTGACCATCGAGCCCTATTATGATCGGACCGACTTGGTCAGAAAAACCATCAAGACCGTCAGTACCAATTTGACCGAGGGCGCGCTGCTGGTGATCGCCGTGCTGTTTCTCATTCTGGGAAATCTCCGGGCCGGCCTTATTGTCGCCGCCGCCATCCCGCTCTCCATGCTGGTGGCATTCACGGGGATGCTGACCGCCGGCATCTCCGGCAACCTGATGAGCCTCGGCGCGATCGACTTCGGCCTGATTGTGGATGCTTCCGTCGTCATGATTGAGAATACCATCCGACATCTTGCCGAACGACGACGAGCTACCGACAGTACCCCGCGCCTGTCTGAGGTCAACACGCGCCTGATGATCCTCGAAGCTGGCCGAGAAGTGCTCCGCCCGATCGTGTTTGCGGTTGGCATCATTATCATCGTCTACTTGCCGATCCTGACCCTGCAGGGGATTGAAGGAAAGATGTTTCGTCCGATGGCCGTGACCGTCATCTTTGCGCTCGTCGGGTCCCTCGTGCTGACCTTAACCGTGACGCCGGTTCTGGCAAGTCTGTTCCTTCGCCACAGTGTGAAGGAGGAGGAGACTTGGATCATTCGGCTAGCCAAGCGAGGGTATCGCCCGCTTTTGTCAAAGACGATGCAGCACCCGGCCATTGCTGGGAGCATCGCTGCCACGTTGTTTGCAACCAGCCTCGGTGTGGCGGCCTTTCTTGGGGCGGAGTTCATCCCGACGCTTGAGGAAGGCGCGATCGCCCTGCAAGCCTGGCGGCTGCCGAGTGTCTCTCTAGAGGAGTCAGTTCGGACCACCACCCGCATTGAGCAGGTCCTCAAGGAGTTTCCCGAAGTGGTCACGGTCGTGTCGAGAACCGGACGAGCAGAAATCGCGACTGATCCGATGGGTGTTGAGGTCAGCGACATCTATCTCATTTTGAAGCCTGACTCGGAGTGGACGACCGCCAGGACGAAGGACGATTTGATTGATGCGATCAACCGGGCGTTGACCAAGACCGTTCCCGGCAACACGTTCAGTTATTCCCAGCCTATTGAGCTCCGTGTCCAGGAATTGATCGCGGGAGTGCGCTCCGACATTGCGATTACCATTTTTGGTGAAGATATGGAGACTCTCCGCCGCCTCGGCGATCAGGTCGTCCGGGTGGTCTCACAGGTTCCCGGCGCGGCAGACACCAAGGCTGAGCAGGTGGCCGGCATGCCGTACCACGTGGTGGCCATCGACCGCAAAAAGATCGCTCGCTACGGCATCAATGCGGAACAGATTTTGGATACCGTCACAGCGTTGGGAGGACGAACTGTCGGTCAAGTCGTGCAGGGGAATCGCCGGTTCTTCATGCAAGTGCGATTTAGTCCTGAAGACCGCAAGAATTTCGAGCGCATGCTGGATATTCGCATCGCCGATTCTGAAGGTCGCCTCATTCCCCTCAGGCAATTGGCGGATATTCGTATCGAAACCGGGCTGGCGCAAATCAGCCGAGAAAATATCCAACGGCGGCTGGCCGTCGAGACCAATGTGCGCGGGCGAGATCTCGCCGGGTTTGTCGGCGCAGCGCAGAAAGCGGTGGCGAGTCACGTGACGCTGCCGCCAGGGTACTGGATTGAATGGGGGGGTGAGTTTGAAAATCTGCAGCGCGCGTCTGCTCGGCTGGCCATCGTCGTACCGATCGCGCTGTTTCTTATCTTTGTCCTCTTGTACACGGCGTTCAATAGCGTCAAGCCGGCGCTGCTCATCTACCTCAATGTGCCGCTGGCGGCAACTGGGGGTATTTTGGCCTTGGCACTGCGTGGGATGCCTTTTTCGATCTCCGCCGGGGTCGGCTTCATCGCACTCTTCGGCGTGGCCGTTCTCAACGGCGTTGTGCTGATGTCCTACATTCTGGATCTTCGCAAGCAAGGGCATTCGGCAGAAGAAGCAGCGTATGAAGGTGCGCTCATTCGCATGCGGCCGGTCTTGATGACCGCGCTGGTGGCCAGTCTTGGGTTTGTGCCCATGGCGCTCTCGACGTCCGCTGGTGCAGAGGTGCAACGCCCGCTGGCGACCGTGGTGATCGGCGGACTTGTGACATCGACGGCGCTCACGCTCCTCGTCCTTCCCACGTTGTATGTCTGGGAGGAGCGTCTTCGAGAAGCGTGGAGGCGTCGTTTGAAGAACGCCCAATAG
- a CDS encoding efflux RND transporter permease subunit: MITRLIEGSARNPVLVILCTLLLAGGGLWAVFQVPLDAIPDLSDVQVIVYTEWQGRSPTLIEDQITYPVVSSLLAGPRVKRVRGVSEYGVSYVYVIFEDRTDLYWARSRVLEYLQKLTGKLPIGVTPTLGPDATGVGWVYQYALVDESGTHDLAQLRSLQDWYLRYQLESVPGVAEVSSIGGFVKQYQIEVDPNTLAAYRLPIQRVIEAVRNSNAEVSGRVLEMAGTEYVIRGRGYLQSAGEIELIPVGTDGRGTPILVRDIGHVQLGPDQRRGIAELDGKGQTVGGIVIMRAGENALAVIERIKARLQEIAPALPGGVRIVPTYDRSDLIYRAIAVLREKLLEESVIVSLIAVIFLFHVRSALVAILILPVAVLLAFIPMAYLKITSNIMSLGGIAIAIGAMVDAAIVMVENAHKRLEQSPSGNRTEIIIAAAKEVGRPLFFSLLVIAVSFLPIFALESQEGRLFTPLAYTKTFSMLFATALSVTLAPVLMVVLIRGHIRAETKNPLNRLLIALYRPILSGALRVRWLTLGLAVAAVAITVPVFTRLGAEFMPPLNEGTILYMPTTVPGLSIPEATKVLQVQDQLLTTFPEVERVFGKMGKAPTATDPAFVGMAEITVTLKPESQWRPGMTWDRLLDEMDAKLRIPGFPNIWWMPIQTRTEMITTGVRSPVGIKVLGPDLKTIERIGIEIEQALATVPGTKSAFAERLNEGYYLDVIVNRREAARYGLTVGDVQTVITSAIGGETVTTTVEGRERYPVNVRYKRELRDDPDRLKRVLIPTPTGAQIPLGQIAEMVITQGPPSIADEAGSLAGLVSVSVSGRDLRGYVQDAQRAVRDLVSLPSGYWLIWTGQYEHLVRAEERLKLVVPVTLAVILLLLYLNFRSLTKSLIVLLSVPFAVIGAIWYLHYLGYNLNVAVWVGIIALAGVAAETGVVMLVYLDEAYERRVREGRMATAQDLRDAIMEGAVQRVRPKMMTVAAIMGGLLPIMWTTGTGADVMKRIAAPMIGGMVSSTVLTLLVIPVLYALWRSRCAPAVEPQGDVPAYDVAQSDEP; encoded by the coding sequence ATGATCACGCGACTTATTGAAGGGAGTGCACGGAATCCGGTCCTCGTCATCCTCTGTACATTACTGCTGGCAGGCGGGGGCCTATGGGCGGTGTTTCAGGTGCCGTTGGATGCGATCCCGGATCTATCTGATGTTCAGGTCATTGTCTATACCGAATGGCAGGGGCGGAGCCCGACCCTCATTGAAGATCAGATCACCTACCCGGTCGTGAGCTCTCTGCTCGCGGGACCCAGAGTCAAACGAGTCCGAGGGGTGTCGGAATACGGAGTCTCCTACGTCTATGTGATCTTCGAAGACCGAACCGATCTCTACTGGGCAAGAAGTCGTGTCCTCGAATATCTCCAGAAGCTCACCGGCAAGTTGCCGATCGGTGTCACGCCGACCTTGGGACCGGACGCAACCGGTGTTGGGTGGGTCTATCAGTATGCGTTGGTGGACGAGTCCGGGACGCACGATCTGGCGCAGCTCCGGAGCCTTCAGGATTGGTATCTGCGTTACCAATTGGAGAGTGTGCCAGGCGTAGCGGAGGTCTCATCGATTGGTGGATTCGTCAAACAATACCAAATCGAAGTGGACCCCAACACCTTAGCGGCGTATCGGCTGCCGATTCAGAGGGTCATCGAAGCCGTCCGCAACAGCAACGCGGAAGTGAGCGGCCGCGTTTTGGAGATGGCCGGCACCGAGTACGTCATTCGAGGACGAGGCTATCTGCAGTCGGCTGGTGAAATCGAGCTGATTCCGGTCGGCACGGATGGACGGGGCACGCCGATCCTGGTGCGAGACATCGGGCATGTCCAACTCGGGCCGGATCAGCGTCGGGGCATCGCCGAGTTGGACGGCAAGGGCCAGACGGTCGGCGGGATTGTGATCATGCGGGCCGGAGAGAACGCGCTCGCCGTGATCGAGCGGATCAAAGCAAGGCTGCAAGAAATCGCCCCGGCTTTGCCTGGAGGAGTGCGCATAGTTCCCACCTACGATCGGTCTGATCTCATTTATCGCGCGATTGCCGTCCTCCGCGAAAAACTGCTTGAAGAAAGTGTGATCGTCAGCCTGATCGCGGTGATCTTTCTGTTTCATGTTCGAAGCGCCCTTGTGGCCATCCTCATTCTCCCAGTGGCGGTGCTGCTCGCTTTTATTCCAATGGCCTACTTGAAGATTACGTCCAACATCATGTCGCTCGGCGGGATCGCCATTGCCATTGGAGCCATGGTCGATGCCGCGATTGTGATGGTCGAGAATGCCCATAAACGGTTGGAACAATCTCCCTCAGGCAACCGAACGGAAATCATCATCGCTGCTGCGAAAGAAGTTGGGCGGCCCCTATTCTTCTCACTTCTTGTGATTGCTGTGTCTTTCCTGCCGATCTTTGCGCTGGAATCCCAGGAAGGGCGACTGTTCACGCCGTTGGCCTATACCAAGACCTTTTCGATGCTCTTTGCCACCGCGCTCTCGGTAACATTGGCGCCCGTACTCATGGTGGTCCTGATTCGAGGCCACATCCGAGCGGAAACCAAGAATCCCTTGAACCGGTTGCTGATCGCGTTGTATCGGCCCATCCTCTCAGGGGCGTTGCGAGTCAGGTGGTTGACGCTGGGGCTGGCGGTAGCGGCGGTGGCCATCACGGTGCCGGTGTTCACGCGACTCGGGGCAGAATTCATGCCGCCGCTGAACGAGGGCACCATCCTCTACATGCCGACGACGGTCCCAGGCCTTTCGATACCTGAAGCGACGAAGGTCTTGCAGGTCCAGGATCAGTTGCTCACCACCTTCCCGGAAGTGGAACGGGTGTTCGGCAAGATGGGGAAGGCCCCGACCGCGACCGATCCAGCCTTCGTCGGAATGGCCGAGATCACGGTCACGCTCAAGCCGGAATCGCAGTGGCGGCCAGGCATGACCTGGGACCGGTTGCTTGATGAGATGGATGCCAAACTGCGCATCCCTGGATTTCCGAACATCTGGTGGATGCCGATCCAGACCCGCACGGAGATGATCACGACGGGTGTCCGAAGTCCGGTCGGCATCAAGGTGCTGGGACCGGATTTAAAGACGATCGAGCGAATCGGCATCGAGATCGAACAGGCCTTGGCAACCGTGCCCGGCACCAAGAGCGCCTTCGCCGAACGGCTCAATGAGGGCTACTACTTGGATGTGATCGTGAACCGACGTGAGGCGGCTCGCTATGGCCTGACGGTGGGCGATGTGCAAACGGTGATCACTTCGGCCATCGGAGGAGAAACCGTGACGACCACGGTTGAGGGGCGAGAACGGTATCCGGTCAATGTTCGTTACAAACGTGAGTTGCGCGACGATCCGGACCGGCTCAAACGGGTGCTGATTCCCACGCCGACTGGCGCGCAGATCCCTCTCGGCCAAATCGCGGAAATGGTGATCACACAAGGACCCCCGTCGATCGCGGATGAGGCAGGATCGCTCGCCGGCCTGGTGTCGGTATCGGTCAGCGGCCGTGATTTGCGCGGCTATGTTCAAGACGCCCAACGAGCAGTCCGTGACCTGGTCTCCCTTCCCTCTGGGTACTGGCTGATTTGGACCGGTCAATACGAACATCTGGTTCGGGCGGAAGAGCGGTTGAAGCTGGTGGTTCCCGTAACACTGGCCGTGATTCTGTTGCTCCTGTATCTCAATTTCCGATCGCTCACGAAATCCCTGATCGTGCTCCTGTCCGTCCCCTTCGCCGTGATCGGAGCCATCTGGTACCTCCATTACCTGGGCTACAACCTCAACGTGGCGGTCTGGGTGGGCATCATTGCGCTGGCCGGCGTGGCGGCGGAGACGGGCGTGGTCATGCTCGTCTATCTCGATGAAGCGTATGAGCGGCGTGTGCGCGAAGGTCGCATGGCCACGGCGCAGGATCTCCGTGACGCTATTATGGAGGGAGCGGTTCAACGAGTGCGGCCTAAGATGATGACGGTGGCGGCGATCATGGGCGGATTACTTCCGATCATGTGGACTACCGGCACCGGGGCCGATGTGATGAAGCGGATTGCCGCGCCGATGATCGGCGGCATGGTGAGTTCGACGGTGTTGACGTTGCTGGTGATTCCGGTACTCTATGCCTTGTGGCGAAGCCGATGCGCTCCAGCAGTGGAGCCACAGGGGGATGTGCCCGCATATGATGTAGCCCAATCGGATGAACCGTAG
- a CDS encoding TolC family protein has protein sequence MPVLLTGTVVLAQVQESRSYRLEEMLGLALQSNPGLLEAASLVTRGRGLQATASAYPNPSIDGTFGPGRTRESLGNTQFFERGVTVSQPLEWPGMRQARQRAAEAGLAGSQAAVDATRLNVLADVKIAFYQLLLAQRNAQLITEALAIVQDFHRGVKARVDAGQARPFETLKANVEVQKVGNDLNHAQHTLVVARSRLNVLTGGVLGKNFGVQGDFVSSRRELNLEDLIASAMEQHPTVHRVRKEIERAGHSIVQERQSLIPFVTVSGLFHQEAAETAYLARFSVPIPLWYRRQGEITVALSAKERAEAEQVRTQNELVAAITESVEEAHAAQDQIDVFEKGLLKQAEETLRIAKISFQQGAASLLEFIDAQRVHRQMLLEYAQARANLSVELARLERWTGELR, from the coding sequence TTGCCGGTCCTCCTCACCGGCACCGTGGTTCTGGCGCAAGTTCAGGAAAGTCGTTCCTATCGATTAGAGGAAATGCTCGGCTTGGCCCTCCAGTCCAACCCGGGTTTATTGGAAGCGGCCAGCCTAGTCACGCGAGGTCGAGGGCTTCAAGCAACCGCGTCGGCCTATCCTAATCCATCCATTGACGGAACTTTCGGACCGGGCAGAACCCGCGAGTCTCTCGGGAATACCCAGTTCTTCGAGCGTGGCGTAACGGTGAGCCAACCGCTGGAGTGGCCTGGTATGCGCCAAGCCCGTCAACGGGCGGCGGAGGCCGGGTTGGCCGGATCTCAGGCGGCTGTCGATGCGACTCGGTTGAATGTCCTTGCTGATGTCAAAATCGCTTTTTACCAACTACTTCTCGCCCAGCGCAATGCGCAATTGATCACGGAAGCTCTTGCCATCGTGCAGGACTTCCACCGCGGCGTCAAAGCGCGCGTGGATGCCGGGCAGGCGAGACCTTTTGAAACCCTGAAAGCAAATGTGGAAGTTCAAAAGGTCGGCAATGATCTCAATCACGCTCAACACACCTTGGTTGTCGCGCGGTCTCGACTAAATGTGCTAACCGGTGGTGTGCTCGGCAAAAACTTCGGTGTCCAAGGTGACTTCGTATCATCTCGACGAGAACTGAACCTCGAAGACTTAATTGCGAGCGCCATGGAACAGCATCCGACGGTCCATCGCGTCCGAAAAGAAATCGAACGGGCAGGGCACAGCATTGTACAGGAACGCCAATCCCTGATTCCTTTTGTCACGGTCTCCGGCCTCTTTCATCAGGAAGCGGCCGAGACGGCCTACTTGGCTCGATTCAGTGTGCCCATACCGCTGTGGTATCGACGGCAGGGAGAAATCACGGTGGCCTTATCGGCGAAAGAACGCGCTGAAGCAGAACAAGTAAGGACACAAAATGAACTCGTGGCCGCGATTACCGAATCTGTGGAGGAAGCCCACGCCGCACAGGACCAGATCGATGTGTTTGAGAAAGGGTTATTGAAACAGGCGGAAGAGACCTTACGGATCGCAAAGATTAGTTTTCAGCAAGGCGCGGCGAGCCTTCTCGAGTTCATCGATGCCCAACGAGTGCATAGACAGATGTTGCTAGAGTATGCGCAGGCGCGGGCGAATCTTTCCGTCGAGCTGGCGCGGTTGGAACGTTGGACGGGGGAACTCCGATGA